GAGGACCTATTGGTACCCCTCACGAGACACAAACTTACAGATTACAAGAGCCAAACGCTCTCATTGTTGATATTCTTGAAGTGTCCTGAAACATATTTTAATGTATCTCTTCGCTCCACTTCtacttttatcttgtgtcctcATGCGAGTAATGACAAAAGCCATTCCAGGAAGTCATAGTGGCTCCAGACTGGCCCCAATAGGCCTGGTACACAAATCTCAATCTTCTGCAGACACTCCTTATCCCCTTCCTTTCCCAAGGTCTGTAAATGTTTCCCCCCTACCTAATTACACTGTCATTGCTGGTTGCCAACAGCCCGACTTTTATCTCTGAGCGCACATTGTAAAGACAGAAGAGAGCCAGTCTGTTAGTGTAAAAGTCAGGGATAaacattagggccccttcacacggagtatacgctcactgattctgaacgtgtaacacgttctgagtcagcggcgttaaaacagatcccattgctttctatgggagccggcatacgtgcgctccccatagaaattaatgctttttttttttttttttccccctatttctttcaatgtgatacgcgcgtatcacattgaaagcaataggggggaAAAAGGcagccaattcatttctatggggagcgcacgtatgctggcatccatagaaagcaatgggatctgttttaacgccgctgacttggaacgtgttacacgttcagaatcagtgagcgtatactccgtgtgaaggggcccttatacttgCAGTTAAGTGTCCTATATAAGTTACATAAATGGTTGTAGGCAGGGGAGAAACCTGCCTCTCCATGTAAGTCAGAAGGGGTCTCAGAGAAAGACAAGCGTTTCTTTGAAAACCCTGCATTAATCTATATGGAGCTActtttccaaaaggtggcactagagcacaTTCCTCTTTttccaccaatgaggtcttactTGCATATTCCTTACTATATACGTCAGGCATATTCAGCATGTATAGTCTAAGCTGAAGACTGATTTTTCATTAGTAATGCTCATTTAAAGCATTGCTAAGGGAAaacttcacacttttttttttttttttaaatcacataaAAGATGttacaaaaatgtataaaatcacAAAATCACTTTCCCTACCCCTTATAAAGTTATTGCATAATTctcactgttattttttttttctaaaccattTCTGAATTCAGCCAGGACAAAAGCCATTAGTAGAGTTACACGTCATATCCACAACAGCCGGGTCCTTCACGAACACTAGGACTTCTCCATGTCACCAGTGACCAAATTACACTTTATCAATTATTAGCCACATAATTTGCTATAGTAGTTTTTGTTTCTGTGCATCATATCAATCCCACAGAATGGAAAGTTGTTGACGCAGTCTGCACAATGTTCGATAAACCGTCACCTGAAATCAGCAAATCCGGTCCATTAGTAGGAAAGCCATAAGTTAAACAGATAAGAAATACAGAAGTTCAAGTATATTTTATTTGAGGTGGGATATGTACCACAATACATTATTGCCAAAAATTCACTGGTACAAAAGAAAGTTTGcagctgacaaaaaaaaaaaaaaaaaagaataaattgtTTTTGACATCACTATAAATTAGTTATACAGTACTCAGTAAATTCAGAACTTCCACTCGCATTTTTCATTTCATTCTTTGTAGCTAAAAATTGCGCCAGTATTAGAAATTCCTGAAGAAGGTAAGGCATGGGCTGCAACAAGAGGTAGCTGGTCCATCATGGGATTTCCATTTCTCTCTCAATACCCACATATTTCAGAGCATCGGCTTGGCTATATCTACAAGGAAAAGAAGTTGTATTGTAAGAAATACGCTGATATACAACAAAGTAAAGGCAAAGCCACCTGAATACTCACTAAGAAAACTATTTACTGGCCACACACTTTCATGTCAGAGGCTTAGGTTTGATGCATATAGACACATATTCTGAATGGGGCCATACAGCTGCTTGGTACACAACAGACAAAacggcccagatttactaagagTGATAGTCAATTCAGGCACTAGTTGAatacagtgcactgtcagctttgccaatATAAGCACAGATGCCAGAGATGGTacagatatccctccactgtcagaagagagaGCCTTACAACCTAGAGCCTaaatcatactcgcctgtccccactGCCGTGCCTTTGCTGCTGAAAGTTCTGCACCAAATTTGACTGCTGAGGTCAGACATGGCCAGGACTCAGTGATATCatactcatacacacacacacacacaaatatatatatatatatatatatatatatatatatatatatatatatatatatatataattttttttttttttttcaccctcccTGGCCTCCTCTGGCATTTGTCAAATTCCTGGTGCATTCTTAGACCTCTTTTTCTATCACAGTGGCTGACGCTGGATGGTAAATCTGGTGTATATTTAGACTGTAGTCTAAATGTGTACCACCCTTTAGTTGGTTTACTTTGAGACAAAATTTTACAATACAATTTTTGTGCGTCTTTAAACCACGCCAGAAGCCACACCCCACACgtctagcaagaaaaaaaattaaaatgtgccAAGCTGCACCATGTTTACACAGTGTCTAGCCATAACCACAACAGTAAATGTGCACCAATGTTTGTAGGCACGAATACTTCTGTACATACATAGTCTGCAGGGGCAGGTCACAATCTTATTTAGCTGGGGTTTTCAAATAATGTGTAAAAGGACGAATGCCTGATATTTCAGTGTGCAGAAAACAGCTAGTTTTTTGTACTATAGATGACGTGGCATGCAATTGCACAATGTGTTATATTCACATTGTTAAAGTCAAAGCTGAAATACATGCCATACAGCCACCCTAGAAACGTCCATATGGAAGGACAAGGAGTCATCCAGAAGTTCCTGTATGACATCAAATGTCACATTTCCTTTGTTACACATTTAGTTTTGACATCAATGTAATCCAGAGAAACCAAGGAGCGCCTGCTAAGTCGATTAGGTTCATATACaaggtgcaccggactataaggcgcagcacaTATAACTTTCAACTTGTATACTgtgatgagcgaatactattcgaaacatctgtttcaaatagcacgctcccattcaaacgaatggatgtagccggcacacagactttgccggcagccggccgtttaaccccctgcgtgcgggccgcttccattcatttcaatgggagtgtgctattcgaaatggatgtttcaaatagtattcgctcatctctagcccccCCGCTCATTCACTCAAGCCCGGCTTGTTTCTTACAATTGTAAGAACTTGTAACTGTAAGAAACAAGTGAAGAATTAACTCATATATAAGgcacactttcgatttctgagaaaatcataggattttatgtgcgccttatagtccaaaaaatacggtaatatttgTAGCTATCAATTAGAATCATTCTTAGTACATAACACCAACCTGTAATCAAAGAATAGTTCTTCACCCGTCTGGATGGCTCTTTTAGCAAATATGCCTATTCTATGGTCTCCATTAACCATCATtactgaaacagaaaaaaaactggcTGTTATCACATGTCCCCATATTCCCAATTGCATCAGTGCCCAGTTCACATTTTGCTAGGAATCCATTACCTTTTGCATAGCAGTTTGGATTCACAGAGTGGTTTGCAAAACGAATTTTGTTGCCTTTGCGGGTTGCATCGACTACAAAAtctaaaatgaatgaaaaaaaaaaacaggcaatgAAGACAAATGTCTGAAataaacagaaaagaaattatCTGCACATTGGAGAAAACCCAAGATGATACCAAAATATTTCTGATCCTTACAAATGTTATTCTTTATGTTTGTGAAATGTGAGGAGTCTGCACAATAGTTTATGCTACATTCTTGTTTCTTAGCTATTGCAGTCATTTCTATACATTGTATGTATTCCCAACTCCCCTACTCTATTCATAGGCCTGCAATATGAATATTTCATCACACTTTATTAAAGCAGAAACAAATTTTCGCAAAACAACATGTAACATCCTGAATAAGGGAATggtaaaacacaaaagagaaaagATGTAGGTTCAAATAAAGAACAATGAGTGACTTAATCTCTAGGCTGGTTCCAATCACAGAGCCAAACAGATTGTCTATGAAATTTAACTCCAATTGTCTAGGTCCTTGTAAGCTGTAAAAAGCTTTTATTGTGGCATTCAAGGTGTTAAATAGCAGAGGTCAGAAGCTGCCACCATTAGAGTAGGACATTGCCTGTGTATCAGCAGTTACCCAACAGGCTAATGCCATTCACCTCAGGTACAAATCACATTTAGATGCCCATAAAGTTGCCTTGTATGAGCATCAAACTATACATACAGGCTTGTCCTGAAAACAGAGCACAGAATCCGATGCACTTCAACTTCCCCATATAGGCCATGTATCCAACATCAcatgtagtgattagagatgagcgagtagttttcgatcaaatacctctccAGCATAGGTATACGTATAAGTTGCcataccaggggtgaaccttcccctttcgccgcccgaggcgaacgacagaaagctgcccccccccccccccggaggagggggcgtgactgagcggaggggcggggctaagAGAAGGGGTgaggcttagcggcgttcgcaggcagagagcaggcacggagaggacctgctctctgcctgagcgtgaggggaggctgctggagcagcgctgcttcagtggcctccccaatccaccgctcggtgctaagtcctgggctggcttaggtaatcaaaaatgccgccctcccccggggccctgacatagcgccgcctgaagcgctcgcttcaggtcgcctcatgggaggtgcggcgctgggccaTACACCAGGAGGTTAAGCGCATCGAGTATtctatgtgtttaaccccttggtgttcagccgcttacacatatacctatggcagggaggtatttgatcaaatactactcgctcatcgctAGTAGTGATCATACAACATACATACATGTAGTACATGTTAGACTTACCATTGTTCAAGTTAAAGAGGAAGCTGCACATGTATTTATCATACACTTTCCCTCTTCGATCTGCTTCATCCTGAGATATAATctgaaaacaaaaacatttaaccacttaatgaccaGCCTAGACCCAATGGAAAGCTACTGTATAAAACAAATAAACTGAACCAGCAGACCACTTTCGAATGCTAGATGTCAGGAGAAAGAAAGGTCAGCCATTTTGGATTACAACACACCAAATCCTATGTTCTAATGGAAGATAAACCATCACATGCAAATTCAGCCCACAGAGTGTACAAGAGTATGAGCTGTCAGGTAAACTACATTAGGCTAACAGATATGTAAAGTACTTTGTGAATAACTTGTCAGACATTTTTAGCATACCTCTCCACAGTATTCAGAAATAAACTCGTTCTTCTGTACAGGATCTTTGATGAAGATTCCCCATCCAGCCACATCAGATGGTGCCAAAAGCAAATGCTAAGAAAACAGGATATCTTAAGTTGCTAGGAGTGAACTACTGAAGTAATGTTGAATGAATGTAAAATTGCATTGCAaagaagtaaagaaaaaaataaaatcttaatgAATTTAGAGTTGCTAATGCAATAAATAACATTGCAAATCACAGTTTCAACCTCACTGCGGCAAAGCCGTTCACAGTCGCAAGACAGACATTCAAGTGTGTGAACATAGCAAGCATAAGCCGCAAAagaaaaagaataataaaaaaaaaaaaatatgtcacAGTACTGCACCTACTGCAAGGCACTCACTCAATGGCAATTCCCTTTCTTTCTAAGCCACAAAGAAATGGAAAACATGAAGAGTAGAGGATTAATGAGACCCGCTCTCACATGGCTGTGTCTCATGACTTGTGGGAGGAATGCAGTCTGAAATGGCCAGCTCACGCTCTGCACCATTCCTAATGTCAAGGCAGCCATACCGCCCATTCACGTGCATCTATTCCAAAAACGCAAGAGGCCTTACCTAGCAATTCTGCATCTTTGCCAAAATTGGACCATATCAGTCTGCAGAATCAAGTGTTATTGAAAAAGGGTGGAGAGGGGCAAACAAAGACAGGGTATTTGTTACATTCCTCTAACCCAAGATAAGGGCAACATTATGTATATGTGACAAATGTCAGGCTaatctttaataataataattctatataTGTGTCCAGGGCTCTATTAATACAGAGATACAGTGTTAAAGATGGTAGGGGGGAGGCCCTAAAACAAGCTATCCTCTAAGGTGTGGCTCATGACAAACCGGAGGACAAGGTATCTATTAAATGAAATCAAATTTCCCTAAAGGGGTTTTAGTTAGGATAGACCATCCATATCAAATCAGTTGAGGTCTTGCTCAGGACACCCCCATCAGCATACAACAGCTTCCTCCTGCTTATTTGATGTAAGGGATGAGGAGGCCACAAAGCTCGCCAGAGCACCGggaccccttcaaacagctgttcAGTGGAGGTTCAAGGATTCAAAacccattgatctgatattgattccCTATCCTAAGAGTAGGTCATTTAATGAACTACTTCAAAATACAACCTTATACTAAGGGCCACTTCACATAGACATTGATTACGATAAAGACAAGAGGGAGCGGCACCAGGAAAACTCTGCCAGACAGTTCTCAACATTCAGGGGCTCTGGAAGTGTTGGCAATAGTGCAGATTGGTTGAGAACTGGTTGGCAGAGCTCTCCTCTCATAGCTGGATACAGGTAAATAGCCTCATCACAAAAGTCGTTTTTGCATCAAAATACCTAGATCATTTACCTTGATATTTCTTATAGGGCCTACATGTGGCTAGAAATGCAAATGCGTCAACCAACAGCTGGCTGACAGCTTTACCTCAAAGTATTTGCATTTCTAAACTAATATAGGAGATGAGGCAAATGAGCCTAACCTTTTTGGATCCTCGCTGTATGCTGCAATTCTTGCATGACACATTTTTGCTGTCCCAGTGATCAGCAGCACCACAGGTGAGGCATAAGTCTGGGTCACATTCCCGAACAGCAAGGTAACATGGGCACTGCTTGGTGTTACACTGTGCTTTACAACGACATCCTGGGAATCGGTTTTGGCCTTTATCAAGAGAGACAATTAATGAGACGTGTATACGGGAGCCTGAACGTAGATCTTCAAACGTTGCTTTTAACCTTTAACTTACACTCAGAGCTGCACTGACAGAACTTCTCGCAGAAATTCTGGGCAATTACACAGGGGCAGGAGCCATCACAGGGCTGGCGAGGGTGGTCACAAGGCTGGTAATTGTAAACATGATTAGACGAACCATCTGCAAAAATGAAATTGTGAAAAGGTGTAAagatacaaaaagtaaaaaagaaaatacGCTGATAGAACTGGTACAAAAGAGAATAGTGCTGTACTAGCCTTTTATTCATTTGTGTGATTGCCCACAAATCATTTTGTTCTAGAAGCGCTCATAGTTTTATCattatgtacagtattattatacttataATATAGAAATGGTTGTTTAGAGCCTCTCTCTTCCCTACGCATAAACATGGCATCTCACCTTCTCACCTAACATATCTATATTGGATAAGTAGCCATGTATACATTTAGTGAAGAGAGATGTTCTGAACAACAATTTTTTGCATTATTATAAGTTCTGCATTGTTTCAAGTTAAGCCAATGTTAGCCAAGCCTGTGCTGTTTTCCCACATATCCAGGAATTGTGCAGATTAAAACATCTGATGCACAGTAGACAGGAATGTACACTACCATAAGTACCCAACCAAAAGCTCCAAAAATACACACAAACCTTTTTTCAACTGAATTTTCCTACAATGTGCGGCCCACAACCTGCAATAGTGAAAATTCAGTATTAGAAATAAGAAATCACAATAACAAGTATgaacagaatggggcataaagTAGGGCACAGAAAACCTGAAGATGTTCCATGAAGTTTGTGGGAAACTTAACATTGTTTATTTGCTGCTGGACACTACATTAGACCGTAGGTTAAATAACAattgtacctgtgttttcttttcttttttcttggtGGTGTATCTACATCCTCAGCAAGAACTGGAGCAATGATATTAGATTCCTTTACCCTGAACTCATACACCTGTAACAGATCGTTCagaaaagtaaaatataaaattacATGACAAAAGACACCATAGACAGATCTTCTGGGAGACATCTGCAACCTCAATATCACTATTTTAAAGACATTTTCCCCACTGCATACACTTATTCCCAATCTGCAGGATAcagaataagtgtctgatcactgggggaaagCCCATGGCTGGGACCACAAACGTTCAAGAGAATGGTGGGTCTGAAATCCCCCAAGTGCATTGTTAGAAGGTTGCGGCCATGTGCATGCATGGCCATGGTCAACATTTGCTGTCCCCTATATCCCATACCTGTTCCCTTAAGACACTCAGATTTGAATAGAGCAGTGTCAATGAACGCACACCACTGCTGCATTCACATGGGAACCCCCTTTAAGTCATATTGAAAAGCTGTAAAATAGGTCTAATTACCTGTCGGCATGTCTTTGTACCAATCAACCTTGCAATTGCACAGAAGTTGTCATAATAGGTGCCAATGAGAACTCTAAAGAGAGATGCTTCGGCTCCACTCCATTCCACGTTCTCGGGAGCCTCAATATTTGGCTTTATCTTGACTGGCGTTTGGCAACGAGAGTTTGCTTCTTTAGattcaaagaaaaataaaatacagtttgATATCAGGCCACTGAGATATGAGTATCTATAAACAGAAGCCACTTAAGTTAATTGAAGTCAATTACCAGAGGAGCTTGAGGTCtcatctttcttttcttcttcttctttatcATTGCTCTCACCACTGGTTTCAGTTCCTGCTTCCCTGTCACTATCTGTGTCCTTTGATTCTGAAACATTAACTGTTGGTGTGCTAGGTCTGCTGGTACTATTGGGAAGTCTACCTCTTCGGCGACCACCAGGACGTTTGGGTGGTGTTTTTATCCTCTCTGCTGTTAAAGCGGCAGCAAATTCTCTTGCTCCTTCCTTTAAATGATATGCATCTTTTGACTGTGGGCTCAACTGAAATGCTTAGTAAATAGCAATCTACATTTGTACAGGTATTCACCATTCTAAAGCTGCCCACAGACATGGGATAAAAGTTATCTGAAATGCTTAAATTCGTCCTAAATATTAATGAGAACAAACCCCTGCAACGGAAGGCATCTGACGAAAATTATGTGAAAATTTTGATTGTGGTTGGCAGAAGCTAGATGTGTATGCCATAACTGAATGACTCTGTCTCTACATGATCATTGCCCCTTTACTGCAAGCCTTCTTTTACTATGGACTCCCTGCTCACTAGTTTATCTGTTCCATTGTCAGCGATACAAATAATCCAACAGACAACGAATCGGCTGCATTACAACCAAAcattatctcatgtgtatggccagcttttttGAATGGTTTTAAATGAAAAATTGAGCAAATCAGTGAAACTCAACTTACCAAAAGTTGATAACAGCTGGGTCCACAAGGTTTCCCATCATTTGCACCTTCATTATTTTTCCTTTTGTATGTATTGGGAGTGGCATGAAAAGCTTTACAAACACAAAAAAGTAACATGAATTGTAAGtgactaaaaaaacaaaacaaaacaaaaacaaaacaaaacattatcCCTTTAAAAAGCATGTGACGTTAAAGGCACATATATTCACTATAAGAAAAATACTCAAAAAGGGTtgaatttggggaaaaaaatcactccaattataaaaccacttttcataaattaacAGTGCAGGTGAATACAAGAAACTTCCTAatagatcttattaaagaaatatgtttctacCTCCATTCATCAGACTGAACTACTTATAACACTTCTACTCCACACTTTAACTAAGAAAGTTCTTTAGCTCCGCTATAACTTGTAAGATAATGGTGTGCCACTGTACTGAATTAGGCAAAAAAATAATGATTTAACTAGAAGGAATCAGGATCCTCctcctttctccatagacttctgtgtcagATAAAGTGAAGAGAAAGGAGGAGGAAAGCAGATGGATAAAGTGTCTTTACCTGTAttgttcatttaaaggggttgtcccatgaaaagcatcctatctatactgctagtttatgtggatttaagacttttcctaaatacattgctttatcaaaactgctttgtttggccgctatcttaatttattcacttcattgttgacactgtttTCTAtgaccactgggcttatctgctcatttcccaagtgacatagctgccttctctcaggggggaagggaggagctgacaagcaatggagctcctcagataggggaggagggaggtgagagctctaagattactgtgctgtctatcttcagcttttccaattATCAGCCGGTTCAATTGAATTTGACTgacaagggctgagataaggagtccattacttCTGTATTTAATGCAAGCTGacttaaatccagctctgctacatcagtttccacatcagcttcatactgtggtaatgcatttacaaccaatccctcattactgactgcaaacatagcacagcaagtgaaaccctgcccaccaatgtgccgagaaatccaggaagtgaagatagcacagagcctggaggctgaagaacaagagttatgggaatacccctttaatgaaaagtggttttatagTTGGAGATACTCTTTAAAATCACTGTTTAATGCATCACTtatatggacaaatatgttatctTTTTTCCTTAGAGTGGTTTTAAGTTGTCAAACTCACATACATGTATATGAATTCTAAGAACTTATATTCATCTTACTGTTCCCCCCAATGATCTTATTTCAACACTTCCTGGTCTTCCGCCAGTTTCTGTATCCTTGCCTCCAGCAATGACATCCAAGAatggacatgtgaccactgaagacaAAACACTGGCTGCATCAGTGACTGCAGTGGTCACACATCCATATCAGGATCTCAGCAATGGAGTGCATACCAAGACTGGCCGGGAACAGGAAAGCATCAAACGGGAAGCGGGCTGGATCAGTAAGATAAGTATTACTTCTTTTATTATCTCACCACAGTCTAGGtggttttaatatttttatataactACACAAGGCCTTCATGTATCAGCGGTATATATAAAAGTTTAACAAATAACATTTAAAGTAGGATATGAACTTACGATGTAAAAAGCAGTCATACTTGAAACATCGCCTACAAAACAATGTATGGAATGAATGTAGGCTCTGCTCCCtttgtacagattttgcatttggtccatcaatatttggggtgcaTTCTGGAGGTAGAGCTCCTGGCAGCTGTTGCTCTGTTAATTCCTTGTATCTGGTAAGAATAAGACAACTTATTATCAAGTGCACATTAGGTCTCAGCAGAAATGGCCCGTTTAGTTTTTGGGCCCCATGACTGCTACCCTCCAATGTACATTAGACTACTTGGTGTTATTTGGATATGTCCTGTATCTTTATTAACTGG
This genomic stretch from Leptodactylus fuscus isolate aLepFus1 chromosome 4, aLepFus1.hap2, whole genome shotgun sequence harbors:
- the EZH2 gene encoding histone-lysine N-methyltransferase EZH2 isoform X1 gives rise to the protein MGQTGKKSEKGPVCWRKRVKSEYMRLRQLKRFRRADEVKGMFNSNRQKILERTEILNQEWKQRRIQPVHIMTSVSSLRGTRECSVTSDFDFPKQVIPLKTLNAVASVPIMYSWSPLQQNFMVEDETVLHNIPYMGDEVLDQDGTFIEELIKNYDGKVHGDRECGFINDEIFVELVNALSQYSDYEDDDDGEDNQDDDQDDKDKDHEDSLDDKVARLPRKFPSDKIFEAISSMFPDKGTTEELKEKYKELTEQQLPGALPPECTPNIDGPNAKSVQREQSLHSFHTLFCRRCFKYDCFLHPFHATPNTYKRKNNEGANDGKPCGPSCYQLLLSPQSKDAYHLKEGAREFAAALTAERIKTPPKRPGGRRRGRLPNSTSRPSTPTVNVSESKDTDSDREAGTETSGESNDKEEEEKKDETSSSSEANSRCQTPVKIKPNIEAPENVEWSGAEASLFRVLIGTYYDNFCAIARLIGTKTCRQVYEFRVKESNIIAPVLAEDVDTPPRKKKRKHRLWAAHCRKIQLKKDGSSNHVYNYQPCDHPRQPCDGSCPCVIAQNFCEKFCQCSSECQNRFPGCRCKAQCNTKQCPCYLAVRECDPDLCLTCGAADHWDSKNVSCKNCSIQRGSKKHLLLAPSDVAGWGIFIKDPVQKNEFISEYCGEIISQDEADRRGKVYDKYMCSFLFNLNNDFVVDATRKGNKIRFANHSVNPNCYAKVMMVNGDHRIGIFAKRAIQTGEELFFDYRYSQADALKYVGIEREMEIP
- the EZH2 gene encoding histone-lysine N-methyltransferase EZH2 isoform X2, with the translated sequence MGQTGKKSEKGPVCWRKRVKSEYMRLRQLKRFRRADEVKGMFNSNRQKILERTEILNQEWKQRRIQPVHIMTSVSSLRGTRECSVTSDFDFPKQVIPLKTLNAVASVPIMYSWSPLQQNFMVEDETVLHNIPYMGDEVLDQDGTFIEELIKNYDGKVHGDRECGFINDEIFVELVNALSQYSDYEDDDDGEDNQDDDQDDKDKDHEDSLDDKVARLPRKFPSDKIFEAISSMFPDKGTTEELKEKYKELTEQQLPGALPPECTPNIDGPNAKSVQREQSLHSFHTLFCRRCFKYDCFLHPFHATPNTYKRKNNEGANDGKPCGPSCYQLLEGAREFAAALTAERIKTPPKRPGGRRRGRLPNSTSRPSTPTVNVSESKDTDSDREAGTETSGESNDKEEEEKKDETSSSSEANSRCQTPVKIKPNIEAPENVEWSGAEASLFRVLIGTYYDNFCAIARLIGTKTCRQVYEFRVKESNIIAPVLAEDVDTPPRKKKRKHRLWAAHCRKIQLKKDGSSNHVYNYQPCDHPRQPCDGSCPCVIAQNFCEKFCQCSSECQNRFPGCRCKAQCNTKQCPCYLAVRECDPDLCLTCGAADHWDSKNVSCKNCSIQRGSKKHLLLAPSDVAGWGIFIKDPVQKNEFISEYCGEIISQDEADRRGKVYDKYMCSFLFNLNNDFVVDATRKGNKIRFANHSVNPNCYAKVMMVNGDHRIGIFAKRAIQTGEELFFDYRYSQADALKYVGIEREMEIP